One Melospiza georgiana isolate bMelGeo1 chromosome 12, bMelGeo1.pri, whole genome shotgun sequence genomic window carries:
- the CNGA2 gene encoding cyclic nucleotide-gated olfactory channel, whose product MITFKLCSSPCWDSRAALLVPCSASRQRGPRGRVCAPGPLSLRMPARSNGVHSSPANHQPQGGTEGTSRSCSTQDGTSSELQRGASLPGGEQRADHAFQGQGALARIVRLVLVLRDWANKSLHEEQQRPDPFLERFQGPELLTVPAGAADELEDEETENLNKKRKWLFFVVDPSGDRYYHWLAVIAVPVLYNWCLLVARACFTDLQKTYLVLWLVLDYISDALYLGDTVIRLHTGFLEQGLLVKDLKKLRDNYIPTLQFKLDVLSIVPTDLAYVWLGLHCPELRFNRLLRFSRMFEFFDRTETRTSHPNIFRIGNLVLYILVIIHWNACIYYAISKAIGFGEDSWVYPNVTEPEYGSLTREYVYCLYWSTLTLTTIGETPPPVRDEEYLFVIFDFLIGVLIFATIVGNVGSMISNMNATRSEFQARIDAVKHYMQFRKVSKDLETKVIKWFDYLWTNKKAVDEREVLKNLPDKLRAEIAINVHLETLKKVRIFQNCEAGLLVELVLKLRPQVFSPGDFVCRKGDIGKEMYIIKEGKLAVVGEDGTTQYALLTAGGCFGEISILNIKGSKMGNRRTANIISLGYSDLFCLSKEDLMEAVTEYPDAKRILEERGREILMKEGLLDESAAEESTEGKSVEERLDRVASSLDTLHTRFGRLLTEYNDAQMKLKQRITALEARMRQEELEDFFSDSSDSLFEDEEKASPGAGMQ is encoded by the exons ATGATCACCTTCaaactctgcagctctccttgctgggactccagagcagcacttttggtcccctgctctgccagcaggcaAAGAG GTCCCCGGGGCAGGGTGTGTGCCCCTGGTCCCCTCTCCCTGAGGATGCCAGCCAGGAGCAATGGTGtgcacagctccccagccaaCCACCAGCCCCAGGGTGGCACGGAGGGCACCAGCAg GAGCTGTTCAACCCAGGATGGcaccagctcagagctgcagagaggagccagcCTGCCTGGGGGGGAGCAGAGGGCTGACCATGCTTTCCAAGGCCAGGGAGCCTTGGCCAG gataGTGCGGCTGGTGCTGGTGCTCAGGGACTGGGCCAACAAGAGCCTgcatgaggagcagcagaggccaGACCCCTTCCTGGAGCGATTCCAAGGCCCTGAGCTCCTGAcagtgcctgcaggagctgctgatgaGCTCGAGGATGAGGAGACCGAGAATTTAAACAAAAA GAGGAAATGGCTGTTCTTTGTGGTGGACCCTTCGGGGGACCGCTATTACCACTGGCTGGCTGTGATTGCAGTTCCTGTCCTCTACAACTGGTGCCTGCTGGTAGCCAG GGCTTGCTTCACTGACCTGCAGAAGACCTATTTAGTGCTGTGGCTGGTGTTGGATTACATCTCAGATGCTCTCTACCTCGGGGACACAGTGATCCGCCTACACACAG GGTTCTTGGAACAGGGCCTACTGGTCAAGGACCTGAAGAAGCTGCGGGATAACTACATCCCCACGCTGCAGTTCAAGCTGGATGTTCTCTCCATCGTGCCCACAGACCTGGCCTATGTTTGGCTGGGGTTGCACTGCCCCGAGCTGCGTTTCAACAGGCTGCTGCGCTTCTCCCGCATGTTCGAGTTCTTCGACAGGACCGAGACCAGGACCAGCCACCCCAACATCTTCCGCATCGGCAACCTGGTTCTCTACATCCTGGTCATCATCCACTGGAACGCCTGCATCTACTACGCCATCTCCAAGGCCATCGGCTTCGGGGAGGACAGCTGGGTGTACCCCAACGTCACAGAGCCTGAGTACGGCTCTCTGACCCGCGAGTACGTCTACTGTCTCTACTGGTCCACGCTGACGCTGACCACCATTGGGGAGACCCCTCCTCCTGTGCGGGATGAAGAGTACCTCTTCGTCATCTTCGACTTCCTCATCGGCGTCCTCATCTTCGCCACCATCGTGGGCAACGTGGGCTCCATGATCTCCAACATGAACGCCACCAGGTCAGAGTTCCAGGCCAGGATCGATGCCGTCAAACACTACATGCAGTTCCGCAAGGTGAGCAAGGACCTGGAAACCAAAGTCATCAAGTGGTTCGACTACCTGTGGACCAACAAGAAGGCGGTGGATGAACGGGAGGTCCTCAAGAACCTCCCTGATAAGTTAAGGGCAGAGATTGCCATCAACGTTCACCTGGAGACGCTGAAGAAGGTGAGGATTTTCCAGAATTGCGAGGCGGGGCTGCTGGTGGAGCTGGTGCTGAAGCTTCGCCCTCAGGTGTTCAGCCCGGGGGATTTCGTGTGCCGCAAAGGGGACATTGGGAAGGAGATGTACATCATCAAGGAGGGCAAGCTGGCCGTGGTGGGGGAGGATGGCACCACACAGTAtgctctgctcactgcagggGGCTGCTTTGGTGAGATCAGCATCCTCAACATCAAAGGCAGCAAGATGGGCAACAGGCGCACGGCCAACATCATCAGCTTGGGCTACTCTGATCTCTTCTGCCTGTCCAAGGAAGATCTCATGGAAGCAGTCACAGAGTACCCTGATGCCAAAAGGATCTTGGaggagcgtggcagggagatCCTGATGAAGGAAGGGCTGCTGGATGAGTcagctgcagaggaaagcaCAGAAGGGAAGAGtgtggaggagaggctggacaGGGTGGCCTCGAGCCTGGACACGCTGCACACGCGCTTTGGCCGGCTCCTGACCGAGTACAACGATGCCCAGATGAAGCTCAAGCAGCGCATCACTGCTCTGGAGGCCAGGATGAGGCAGGAGGAACTGGAGGATTTCTTCTCTGACAGCTCAGACAGTCTGTTTGAGGATGAGGAGAAAGCTtcacctggggctgggatgcAGTGA
- the LOC131088395 gene encoding mitochondrial fission factor-like isoform X1, with the protein MTANVSLMWPLWGLDLHRARCDLLFTEAINQRMQVPPRLKVAESCSPGDRDTVAEDVPASFRMYIPERISLAEVPDTGLRPVLLTQPRKVPSVVVHVSPEPCGDVPFLPPASRASAQRRKRAGHHSSRTRRDRTPSDSAQLALHSPGQHHEGSQEPVPAAESTSEEAGVTEVAAMRRQLARISGRLHVLEEQCHAWRQKEALVYSVMISACLINTWLWLRR; encoded by the exons ATGACTGCAAATGTTTCCTTG ATGTGGCCGCTTTGGGGACTGGACCTGCACCGGGCACGCTGTGACCTGCTCTTCACAGAGGCCATCAACCAGAGGATGCAGGTTCCCCCCAGGCTGAAGgtggcagagagctgcagccctggggacagggacacagtggCAGAGGATGTCCCTGCGTCCTTTAGGATGTACATCCCTGAGAGGATTTCTCTGGCAG aggtACCAGACACGGGTTTGAGGCCAGTGCTGCTGACCCAGCCAAGGAAGGTGCCCTCTGTGGTGGTGCatgtgtccccagagccctgtggggacgtccctttcctgcccccagccagcagagccagcgCCCAGCGACGCAAGCGAGCG GgccaccacagcagcaggacacgGAGGGACAGGACCCCGAgtgacagtgcccagctggCCTTGCACAGCCCAGGACAGCACCACGAGGG ctcccaggagcccgtgccagctgcagagagcacctCGGAGGAGGCGGGGGTGACCGAGGTGGCAGCAATGAGAAGGCAG CTGGCCAGGATCTCGGGGAGGCTGCATGTGCTGGAGGAGCAGTGCCACGCCTGGAGGCAGAAGGAGGCCCTGGTGTACTCTGTGATGATCTCTGCTTGCCTCATCAACACCTGGCTCTGGCTCAGAAGATGA
- the LOC131088395 gene encoding mitochondrial fission factor homolog A-like isoform X2: protein MTANVSLMWPLWGLDLHRARCDLLFTEAINQRMQVPPRLKVAESCSPGDRDTVAEDVPASFRMYIPERISLAEVPDTGLRPVLLTQPRKVPSVVVHVSPEPCGDVPFLPPASRASAQRRKRAGHHSSRTRRDRTPSDSAQLALHSPGQHHEGPGSCALPAPSAPLPLCTEAGRIYSMQNIFQTMYLLGQVLFQRVQDSLWDPRPCSSQEPVPAAESTSEEAGVTEVAAMRRQLARISGRLHVLEEQCHAWRQKEALVYSVMISACLINTWLWLRR from the exons ATGACTGCAAATGTTTCCTTG ATGTGGCCGCTTTGGGGACTGGACCTGCACCGGGCACGCTGTGACCTGCTCTTCACAGAGGCCATCAACCAGAGGATGCAGGTTCCCCCCAGGCTGAAGgtggcagagagctgcagccctggggacagggacacagtggCAGAGGATGTCCCTGCGTCCTTTAGGATGTACATCCCTGAGAGGATTTCTCTGGCAG aggtACCAGACACGGGTTTGAGGCCAGTGCTGCTGACCCAGCCAAGGAAGGTGCCCTCTGTGGTGGTGCatgtgtccccagagccctgtggggacgtccctttcctgcccccagccagcagagccagcgCCCAGCGACGCAAGCGAGCG GgccaccacagcagcaggacacgGAGGGACAGGACCCCGAgtgacagtgcccagctggCCTTGCACAGCCCAGGACAGCACCACGAGGG GCcaggctcctgtgccctgcctgctcccagtgccccacTGCCCCTCTGCACAGAAGCAGGCAGGATCTACTCCATGCAGAACATCTTCCAGACCATGTACCTGCTGGGCCAGGTGCTGTTCCAGCGTGTCCAGGACTCTCTGTGGGACCCAAGGCCGTGCAG ctcccaggagcccgtgccagctgcagagagcacctCGGAGGAGGCGGGGGTGACCGAGGTGGCAGCAATGAGAAGGCAG CTGGCCAGGATCTCGGGGAGGCTGCATGTGCTGGAGGAGCAGTGCCACGCCTGGAGGCAGAAGGAGGCCCTGGTGTACTCTGTGATGATCTCTGCTTGCCTCATCAACACCTGGCTCTGGCTCAGAAGATGA